The following coding sequences are from one Streptomyces dengpaensis window:
- a CDS encoding diacylglycerol kinase family protein: MTEVAASDQLLVVIDPVARRTDGESVRIAKDVLSAGAATKVCLPDGPEEFARALTRRGSRRPVVVGDDRALLRAVSLLHRQRELAACALSLVPVGGVLSLARSLGVPTGAVAAARAVLDGAERRLDLLVDDSDGVVLRALRIPSAPSPAAPAAASANPWLRTCQTLVRTLAARPARLASVPGPGPARLRVEVDGVLVVDLDQPVAGVSVAPGVSGAADVEVRPVSVGAEAAPLRVVGRRVTVSGADFRYRADAVVGGPVRTRTWTVREGAWGLTLPAG; this comes from the coding sequence ATGACCGAGGTGGCGGCTTCCGACCAGCTCCTGGTGGTCATCGACCCGGTCGCCCGACGGACGGACGGCGAGTCTGTACGGATCGCGAAAGACGTGCTCAGCGCGGGTGCGGCGACGAAAGTGTGCCTGCCGGACGGGCCCGAGGAATTCGCCCGGGCGCTGACCCGAAGAGGGTCCCGCCGACCGGTCGTGGTCGGCGACGACCGGGCCCTGCTGCGCGCGGTGTCGCTCCTCCACCGGCAGCGGGAGCTCGCCGCGTGCGCGCTGTCGCTGGTGCCGGTGGGGGGTGTGCTGTCCCTTGCCCGTTCCCTCGGCGTGCCGACGGGGGCCGTGGCGGCGGCCCGGGCCGTCCTCGACGGGGCCGAGCGGCGGCTCGACCTGCTCGTGGACGACAGCGACGGGGTGGTGCTGCGCGCGCTCCGCATCCCGTCGGCACCGTCCCCAGCGGCGCCTGCCGCGGCGTCGGCCAACCCCTGGCTGCGCACGTGCCAGACCCTGGTCCGCACCCTCGCCGCGCGTCCCGCCCGCCTGGCCTCCGTGCCGGGGCCCGGGCCCGCGCGGCTGCGGGTGGAGGTGGACGGGGTGCTGGTGGTGGACCTGGATCAGCCGGTCGCGGGGGTGTCCGTGGCGCCCGGGGTGTCGGGGGCGGCGGACGTGGAGGTCCGGCCGGTGTCCGTGGGGGCCGAGGCCGCGCCCCTGCGGGTCGTGGGGCGGCGGGTCACCGTGTCCGGGGCGGACTTCCGGTACCGGGCGGATGCGGTGGTGGGCGGGCCCGTACGGACGCGGACGTGGACGGTGCGGGAGGGGGCGTGGGGGCTGACGCTGCCGGCGGGGTGA
- a CDS encoding GbsR/MarR family transcriptional regulator: MAEPTAAGRDAEAVSRFVEHFAAQMVEAGMPRMASRVFGALLASDTGALTSVELGEQLQISPAAVSGAVRYLAQVHMVSREREPGSRRERYRVHSDQWYEALTNREAIMKRWEDALREGVASLGADTPAGARIAETLAFFEFMEGEVEAMMERWRAHRAETFGGN, translated from the coding sequence CGGCGGCGGGGCGGGACGCGGAAGCGGTCTCGCGGTTCGTCGAGCACTTCGCGGCGCAGATGGTCGAGGCCGGGATGCCACGGATGGCGTCCCGGGTCTTCGGGGCGCTGCTCGCCTCCGACACGGGCGCCCTGACCTCGGTCGAGCTCGGCGAACAGCTGCAGATCAGCCCGGCGGCGGTCTCCGGCGCGGTGCGCTATCTGGCACAGGTGCACATGGTGTCGCGCGAGCGGGAGCCCGGTTCGCGCCGGGAGCGGTACCGCGTGCACAGCGACCAGTGGTACGAGGCGCTCACCAACCGCGAGGCGATCATGAAACGCTGGGAGGACGCGCTGCGCGAGGGGGTCGCCAGCCTGGGCGCGGACACCCCGGCGGGCGCCCGGATCGCGGAGACCCTCGCCTTCTTCGAGTTCATGGAGGGGGAGGTCGAGGCCATGATGGAGCGCTGGCGGGCGCACCGCGCGGAGACATTCGGGGGGAACTGA